In Halocalculus aciditolerans, the following are encoded in one genomic region:
- a CDS encoding glutaredoxin family protein, whose product MPAPDHVVTIYTREQCHLCDDAKAAVEAVAARVDATVDIELVDVDTDPDLRAEYGDRVPYVLVDGAPKFKYRVDRGELETMLD is encoded by the coding sequence ATGCCCGCGCCCGACCACGTCGTCACGATATACACGCGCGAGCAGTGCCACCTCTGCGACGACGCGAAAGCCGCCGTCGAAGCCGTCGCCGCCCGCGTCGACGCGACCGTCGACATCGAACTCGTCGACGTCGACACCGACCCCGATCTCCGAGCCGAGTACGGCGACCGCGTGCCCTACGTCCTCGTCGACGGCGCGCCGAAGTTCAAATACCGCGTCGACCGCGGCGAACTCGAAACCATGCTCGACTGA
- a CDS encoding cytochrome b, giving the protein MATEDNTPNQLETDDDGGYGQSRVYTWLDDRLDLNDQFLGKAFPEDKYASFLLGEVSLFSFVILVMTGTFLGLLYRPGAAATEYTGAAAQYAGTEVPVAFASVLRITYDVPFGMFTRMVHHWAAFVFIAAIGLHMLRVFFSGAYRNPRELNWVVGATLLFISLGEAVFGYALPFDEYASTATGIAFTIAGSIPYVGETLKLLIFGGEWPDNAAVILPRLFFFHTFLIPLIIGGLIAVHMLLLVRQKHTEQKGTRDSDEQHGVEENDQSRVVGVPLVPNQAAVTVVVFLGVLGVIALLAAFFPVQRLPIWGPNNPTSTPGSVAPDWYLMWVFGILKIVTFVPKTEFVGGVIAPGIIATVLVLWPFIDYSDREVHFTADPIRRPKQTAVGVAAITMVLILSIAGMNTGLVKFLALFGVETTSGGVLLPLQILTVVVPVLWGLITYVVLKRGVERRDVEDPSETAAEADAD; this is encoded by the coding sequence ATGGCGACAGAAGACAACACCCCTAATCAGTTAGAGACGGACGACGACGGCGGCTACGGGCAGAGCCGGGTGTACACGTGGCTCGACGACCGCCTCGATTTGAACGACCAGTTCCTTGGAAAGGCCTTCCCGGAGGACAAGTACGCGTCGTTCCTCCTGGGCGAGGTCTCCCTGTTCTCCTTCGTCATCCTCGTGATGACGGGGACGTTCCTCGGCTTGCTCTACCGGCCGGGCGCGGCGGCGACCGAGTACACGGGCGCGGCGGCGCAGTACGCGGGAACGGAGGTCCCGGTCGCGTTCGCGAGCGTGCTGCGTATCACGTACGACGTGCCGTTCGGGATGTTCACGCGGATGGTCCACCACTGGGCGGCGTTCGTGTTCATCGCGGCGATCGGCCTGCACATGCTGCGCGTGTTCTTCAGCGGTGCGTACCGGAACCCCCGCGAGCTCAACTGGGTCGTCGGCGCGACGCTCCTCTTCATCAGCCTCGGCGAGGCCGTGTTCGGGTACGCGCTCCCGTTCGACGAGTACGCGTCGACGGCGACGGGGATCGCGTTCACGATCGCGGGTTCGATCCCGTACGTCGGTGAGACGCTGAAACTCCTGATCTTCGGCGGGGAGTGGCCGGACAACGCGGCCGTCATCCTCCCGCGGTTGTTCTTCTTCCACACGTTCCTCATCCCGCTCATCATCGGCGGACTCATCGCGGTCCACATGCTCTTGCTCGTCCGGCAGAAGCACACGGAGCAGAAGGGGACGCGTGACTCCGACGAGCAACACGGCGTCGAGGAGAACGACCAGTCCCGCGTGGTCGGCGTGCCGCTCGTGCCGAACCAGGCCGCGGTCACGGTCGTGGTCTTCCTCGGCGTGCTCGGCGTCATCGCGTTGCTCGCGGCGTTCTTCCCGGTGCAGCGCCTCCCGATCTGGGGGCCGAACAACCCGACGAGCACGCCGGGAAGCGTCGCACCGGACTGGTATCTGATGTGGGTGTTCGGCATCCTGAAGATCGTGACGTTCGTGCCGAAGACCGAATTCGTCGGCGGCGTCATCGCGCCGGGTATCATCGCGACGGTGCTCGTGCTGTGGCCGTTCATCGACTACAGCGACAGGGAGGTTCACTTCACGGCTGACCCGATTCGCCGCCCCAAGCAGACGGCGGTCGGCGTCGCCGCGATCACGATGGTGCTCATCCTCTCCATCGCGGGGATGAACACCGGCCTCGTGAAGTTCCTCGCGCTATTCGGCGTCGAGACGACGTCGGGCGGCGTGCTCCTGCCGCTCCAGATACTGACGGTCGTCGTCCCGGTCCTCTGGGGCCTCATCACGTACGTGGTCCTGAAACGCGGCGTCGAGCGGCGAGACGTCGAGGATCCGAGTGAGACGGCCGCAGAGGCCGACGCGGACTAA